One segment of Physeter macrocephalus isolate SW-GA chromosome 3, ASM283717v5, whole genome shotgun sequence DNA contains the following:
- the GRHL3 gene encoding grainyhead-like protein 3 homolog isoform X1 — MSNELDFRSVRLLKNDPVNFQKFPYTNEDEAWKTYLENPLTAATKAMMRVNGDDESVAALSFLYDYYMGPKEKRLLSSSTGGRNDQGKRYYHGMEYEMDLTPLESPTHLMKFLTENVSGAPEYPDVLKKNNLMSLEGAAPTPGKAALLTPGPSKLEAGSVDGYLLPTNDVYDNGSLSSLFESIHGVPPTQRWQPDSTFKDDTQESLLFPDILKTSPEPPCPEDYPSPKSDFEYTLGSPKAIHIKSGESPMAYLNKGQFYPVTLRTPAGGKGLALSSSKVKSVVMVVFDNEKGPVEQLRFWKHWHSRQPTAKQRVIDVADCKENFNTVQHIEEVAYNALSFVWNVNEEAKVFIGINCLSTDFSSQKGVKGVPLNLQIDTYDCGSGTERLVHRAVCQIKIFCDKGAERKMRDDERKQFRRKVKCPDSSNSGIKGSLLSGFRGNETTYLRPEADLETPPVLFIPNVHFSGLQRPGGAVPSAGHGTSNRLPLKRTCSPFTEEFEPLPSKQAKEDDLQRVLLYVRRETEEVFDALMLKTPDLKGLRSALSEKYGFPEENIYKVYKKCKRG, encoded by the exons ATGTCGAATGAACTTGA TTTCAGATCTGTACGGCTGCTAAAGAACGACCCAGTTAACTTCCAGAAATTCCCCTACACTAACGAGGATGAGGCCTGGAAGACCTACCTTGAAAATCCCTTGACGGCGGCCACGAAGGCCATGATGAGAGTCAATGGAGACGATGAGAGCGTTGCAGCCCTGAGCTTCCTCTACGATTACTACATG gGCCCCAAGGAGAAGCGGCTACTGTCCTCCAGCACTGGGGGCCGGAACGACCAAGGAAAGAG GTACTACCATGGCATGGAATATGAGATGGACCTCACCCCCCTTGAAAGCCCCACGCACCTCATGAAATTCCTGACAGAGAATGTGTCTGGAGCCCCAGAGTACCCAGATGTGCTCAAGAAGAATAACCTAATGAGCTTGGAGGGGGCTGCACCCACGCCGGGCAAGGCAGCTCTCCTCACCCCAGGCCCCAGCAAGCTGGAAGCTGGCTCTGTGGATGGCTACCTGCTGCCCACCAATGATGTGTATGATAATGGCTCCCTCAGCTCCTTGTTTGAGAGCATCCATGGGGTGCCTCCCACACAGCGCTGGCAGCCTGACAGCACCTTCAAAGATGACACACAGGAG TCGCTGCTCTTCCCAGATATCCTGAAAACATCCCCGGAACCCCCGTGTCCAGAGGACTATCCCAGCCCCAAGAG TGACTTTGAGTACACCCTGGGCTCCCCTAAAGCCATCCACATCAAATCAGGCGAGTCGCCCATGGCCTACCTCAACAAGGGCCAGTTCTACCCTGTCACCCTGCGGACCCCAGCAGGCGGCAAAGGCCTTGCCTTGTCCTCCAGCAAAGTCAAG AGTGTGGTGATGGTGGTCTTCGACAACGAGAAGGGCCCGGTGGAGCAGCTGCGCTTCTGGAAGCACTGGCATTCCCGGCAACCCACCGCCAAGCAGCGGGTCATCGATGTGG CTGACTGCAAAGAAAACTTCAACACTGTGCAACACATTGAGGAGGTGGCCTATAATGCACTGTCCTTTGTGTGGAATGTCAACGAGGAGGCCAAG GTGTTTATCGGCATCAACTGCCTCAGCACAGACTTCTCCTCGCAGAAGGGGGTGAAGGGTGTCCCCCTGAACCTGCAGATCGACACCTACGACTGTGGCTCAGGCACTGAGCGCCTGGTACACCGAGCTGTCTGCCAGATCAAGATCTTTTGTGACAAG GGAGCAGAACGGAAGATGCGGGATGATGAGCGGAAGCAGTTCCGGAGGAAGGTCAAGTGCCCCGACTCCAGCAACAGTG GCATCAAGGGCTCCCTGCTATCCGGCTTCCGGGGCAATGAGACCACCTACCTGCGGCCTGAGGCAGACCTGGAGACCCCGCCAGTGCTGTTCATCCCCAACGTGCACTTCTCTGGCCTGCAGCGCCCTGGAGGG GCAGTGCCCTCAGCAGGACACGGCACCTCCAACAG GCTGCCTCTGAAGCGTACCTGCTCACCCTTCACCGAGGAGTTTGAGCCTCTGCCCTCCAAACAGGCCAAGGAAGATGATCTACAGAGAG TGCTGTTGTACGTGCGGAGAGAGACTGAGGAGGTGTTTGACGCCCTCATGTTGAAGACCCCGGACCTGAAGGGCCTGAGGAGTGCG CTCTCTGAGAAGTATGGGTTCCCTGAGGAGAACATTTACAAAGTCTACAAGAAATGCAAGCGGGGGTAA
- the GRHL3 gene encoding grainyhead-like protein 3 homolog isoform X2: MEYEMDLTPLESPTHLMKFLTENVSGAPEYPDVLKKNNLMSLEGAAPTPGKAALLTPGPSKLEAGSVDGYLLPTNDVYDNGSLSSLFESIHGVPPTQRWQPDSTFKDDTQESLLFPDILKTSPEPPCPEDYPSPKSDFEYTLGSPKAIHIKSGESPMAYLNKGQFYPVTLRTPAGGKGLALSSSKVKSVVMVVFDNEKGPVEQLRFWKHWHSRQPTAKQRVIDVADCKENFNTVQHIEEVAYNALSFVWNVNEEAKVFIGINCLSTDFSSQKGVKGVPLNLQIDTYDCGSGTERLVHRAVCQIKIFCDKGAERKMRDDERKQFRRKVKCPDSSNSGIKGSLLSGFRGNETTYLRPEADLETPPVLFIPNVHFSGLQRPGGAVPSAGHGTSNRLPLKRTCSPFTEEFEPLPSKQAKEDDLQRVLLYVRRETEEVFDALMLKTPDLKGLRSALSEKYGFPEENIYKVYKKCKRG; the protein is encoded by the exons ATGGAATATGAGATGGACCTCACCCCCCTTGAAAGCCCCACGCACCTCATGAAATTCCTGACAGAGAATGTGTCTGGAGCCCCAGAGTACCCAGATGTGCTCAAGAAGAATAACCTAATGAGCTTGGAGGGGGCTGCACCCACGCCGGGCAAGGCAGCTCTCCTCACCCCAGGCCCCAGCAAGCTGGAAGCTGGCTCTGTGGATGGCTACCTGCTGCCCACCAATGATGTGTATGATAATGGCTCCCTCAGCTCCTTGTTTGAGAGCATCCATGGGGTGCCTCCCACACAGCGCTGGCAGCCTGACAGCACCTTCAAAGATGACACACAGGAG TCGCTGCTCTTCCCAGATATCCTGAAAACATCCCCGGAACCCCCGTGTCCAGAGGACTATCCCAGCCCCAAGAG TGACTTTGAGTACACCCTGGGCTCCCCTAAAGCCATCCACATCAAATCAGGCGAGTCGCCCATGGCCTACCTCAACAAGGGCCAGTTCTACCCTGTCACCCTGCGGACCCCAGCAGGCGGCAAAGGCCTTGCCTTGTCCTCCAGCAAAGTCAAG AGTGTGGTGATGGTGGTCTTCGACAACGAGAAGGGCCCGGTGGAGCAGCTGCGCTTCTGGAAGCACTGGCATTCCCGGCAACCCACCGCCAAGCAGCGGGTCATCGATGTGG CTGACTGCAAAGAAAACTTCAACACTGTGCAACACATTGAGGAGGTGGCCTATAATGCACTGTCCTTTGTGTGGAATGTCAACGAGGAGGCCAAG GTGTTTATCGGCATCAACTGCCTCAGCACAGACTTCTCCTCGCAGAAGGGGGTGAAGGGTGTCCCCCTGAACCTGCAGATCGACACCTACGACTGTGGCTCAGGCACTGAGCGCCTGGTACACCGAGCTGTCTGCCAGATCAAGATCTTTTGTGACAAG GGAGCAGAACGGAAGATGCGGGATGATGAGCGGAAGCAGTTCCGGAGGAAGGTCAAGTGCCCCGACTCCAGCAACAGTG GCATCAAGGGCTCCCTGCTATCCGGCTTCCGGGGCAATGAGACCACCTACCTGCGGCCTGAGGCAGACCTGGAGACCCCGCCAGTGCTGTTCATCCCCAACGTGCACTTCTCTGGCCTGCAGCGCCCTGGAGGG GCAGTGCCCTCAGCAGGACACGGCACCTCCAACAG GCTGCCTCTGAAGCGTACCTGCTCACCCTTCACCGAGGAGTTTGAGCCTCTGCCCTCCAAACAGGCCAAGGAAGATGATCTACAGAGAG TGCTGTTGTACGTGCGGAGAGAGACTGAGGAGGTGTTTGACGCCCTCATGTTGAAGACCCCGGACCTGAAGGGCCTGAGGAGTGCG CTCTCTGAGAAGTATGGGTTCCCTGAGGAGAACATTTACAAAGTCTACAAGAAATGCAAGCGGGGGTAA